From the genome of Terriglobales bacterium:
TGGATTCGTTCAGCACCGCCTGCAGCGATTGGTAGAGCTTGCGCAGCTCGGCGTGCGTGAGCGACGCGCCGCGGCGGCGCGGCCGGACGCGGGCGCGGAAGAGCGCTTCGTCGGCATAGATGTTCCCTACCCCGCTGAGCAGCTTCTGGTTGAGTAGCGCGCTCTTGATGGTCGCCTTAGTGCGCTTGAAGAGCGCGGCAAAGGCTTCGGCGCCGACGTCGAGCGGCTCGTGTCCGGGCGCGCGGAAGCGCTCTTTCACCACCGCGAGCTTGCCGAACATCCGGGGATCGACGAAGCGCAGCTCGCGACCGGAGCTGAGCTTCAGCACCGCGTGCGTGTGCTTCGCCATCTCTTTTTCGGCAGGGACGACGGTGAGCGAGCCGGTCATGCCGAGGTGGACGATGAACTGGGGATGGGCGAGGAGGGCCGGCGGCTTGCGGCCGGCGGCTGGCCGCCGAGCCTCGAGACTGCGCCGCGAGCCGCCAGCCGCCGCTCGCTGCCGGCCCTCATCGCGGCTGAGCTCGAACACGATGTGCTTCCCCGTGCGGTGGACGTCGTCGATGCGCGCGCCTTCCAGCGTCTGCGCGATGGCGCGCGGCGGCGACTTCAGCGTCTGCTTGCGGCC
Proteins encoded in this window:
- the mutM gene encoding bifunctional DNA-formamidopyrimidine glycosylase/DNA-(apurinic or apyrimidinic site) lyase codes for the protein MPELPEVETIARGVAQRVRGERVESVWLSGRKQTLKSPPRAIAQTLEGARIDDVHRTGKHIVFELSRDEGRQRAAAGGSRRSLEARRPAAGRKPPALLAHPQFIVHLGMTGSLTVVPAEKEMAKHTHAVLKLSSGRELRFVDPRMFGKLAVVKERFRAPGHEPLDVGAEAFAALFKRTKATIKSALLNQKLLSGVGNIYADEALFRARVRPRRRGASLTHAELRKLYQSLQAVLNESIKAGGTTFSDYVDAEGEWGNYQFDLRVYGREGEPCVRCHTPIKRIVITGRSAHYCPHCQK